In Gemmatimonadaceae bacterium, one DNA window encodes the following:
- a CDS encoding NAD(P)-dependent alcohol dehydrogenase, which produces MIPAIGIAARDAAGPLSPWTFERRDVGPRDVQIEILYCGICHSDLHTVRGEWGPVQYPLVPGHEIVGRVVTVGGDVHRFKAGDLVGVGCMVDSCRECDSCRAGVEQYCSNGMTGTYDSPDKVSGGRTQGGYSTTIVVTDDFVLRVPETLDTAAVAPLLCAGITTWSPLRHWKVGPGSRVGIVGLGGLGHMGVKLAVALGAHVTVFTTSEGKVEDAKRLGAHAVVISKDKAQMKAVRNSLDLILDTVSAPHDIEAEMSLLRLDGVLCLLGGSPEPHPSPAPFTFILKRRSLAGSLIGGIKETQEMLDFCGEHGITSDIELITAADVNTAYERMLKADVKYRFVIDLKTLSA; this is translated from the coding sequence ATGATTCCAGCCATCGGCATAGCCGCGCGCGACGCGGCCGGACCGCTCTCTCCGTGGACGTTTGAACGCCGCGATGTCGGCCCGCGCGACGTCCAGATCGAGATCCTGTATTGTGGCATCTGCCACTCCGACCTCCACACCGTGCGAGGTGAGTGGGGGCCGGTGCAGTACCCGCTCGTCCCCGGCCACGAGATCGTGGGCCGCGTGGTCACCGTTGGCGGCGACGTCCACCGCTTCAAGGCCGGCGATCTGGTCGGTGTTGGCTGTATGGTCGACAGCTGTCGCGAATGTGACTCGTGCCGCGCTGGTGTCGAGCAGTACTGCAGCAACGGCATGACCGGCACCTACGACAGCCCGGACAAGGTCTCGGGCGGGCGCACGCAGGGCGGCTACTCCACGACCATCGTGGTCACCGACGACTTCGTACTGCGCGTGCCCGAGACGCTCGACACCGCGGCCGTGGCCCCGCTGCTTTGCGCCGGTATCACCACCTGGTCGCCGCTCCGCCATTGGAAGGTCGGCCCGGGCTCCCGCGTCGGCATCGTCGGTCTTGGCGGGCTCGGCCATATGGGCGTCAAGCTCGCGGTCGCGCTCGGCGCCCACGTCACCGTCTTCACGACCTCCGAGGGCAAGGTCGAAGACGCCAAGCGCCTGGGCGCCCACGCCGTCGTGATCTCCAAGGACAAGGCCCAGATGAAGGCGGTCCGCAACTCGCTCGATCTGATCCTGGATACCGTCAGCGCCCCGCATGACATCGAAGCGGAAATGTCGCTATTGCGGCTTGATGGTGTTCTGTGTCTGCTTGGCGGATCGCCCGAACCTCACCCGTCGCCGGCCCCCTTCACGTTCATCCTGAAGCGTCGCTCCCTCGCCGGATCGCTGATCGGCGGCATCAAGGAGACGCAGGAAATGCTCGATTTCTGCGGCGAGCACGGCATCACCTCGGACATCGAACTCATCACCGCCGCCGACGTGAACACCGCCTACGAGCGGATGCTCAAGGCGGACGTGAAGTACCGCTTCGTCATCGATCTGAAGACCCTCTCGGCCTGA
- a CDS encoding GAF domain-containing protein gives MSGTPPLSDAQVRAVLEQRERLQEIADLRLTAPDIQALLQASCEQAAQEFQLPIGLVSIVLDEAQYFAARVGIPDWIEQAEGTPSEWSFCRYAVASQEPLIVDNAAQDERLKDNPLVTVDGLRCYAGVPLISSRGHALGSFCVAGVEARTFSDAELARLHELASEVMRQIEARRVRGPA, from the coding sequence ATGTCCGGAACTCCCCCGCTCTCCGACGCGCAGGTCCGCGCCGTGCTGGAGCAGCGTGAACGATTGCAGGAGATCGCCGATCTCCGCCTGACCGCGCCGGACATTCAGGCGCTGCTGCAGGCCTCCTGCGAGCAGGCCGCGCAGGAGTTCCAGCTCCCGATCGGCCTCGTCTCGATCGTGCTCGACGAAGCGCAGTACTTCGCCGCGCGCGTCGGTATCCCGGACTGGATCGAACAGGCCGAGGGGACGCCGAGCGAGTGGAGCTTCTGTCGCTACGCCGTGGCATCCCAGGAGCCGCTGATCGTGGACAACGCCGCGCAGGATGAGCGGCTCAAGGACAATCCGCTGGTCACCGTGGACGGCCTGCGCTGCTATGCCGGCGTGCCGCTCATCAGTTCACGCGGGCATGCGCTGGGATCATTCTGTGTCGCGGGCGTCGAAGCTCGCACATTCTCCGACGCGGAACTCGCGCGACTGCACGAGCTGGCGTCGGAGGTGATGCGGCAGATTGAAGCCCGCCGCGTTCGTGGGCCGGCCTGA
- a CDS encoding response regulator transcription factor, with the protein MPHSHVPDWPDPERLLVVEDDDSLRDTLVQTLSTVCRSVRTASTVAEAEREVAQHPPELIVLDLGLPDGDGADLLRRLRKTTDVPMIVLSGRDSEEEKVALLDAGADDFVIKPCGASELLARVRGQIRRASTSSAARSWARVSVDGVEIDLIEQRVVRHGTPQRLTPTEWALLRALVLHAGRPLSPKQLWDIVWAREFGDYATHVRVHMTHLRRKVEPDPSMPRLIVTEPGVGYRFAAPR; encoded by the coding sequence GTGCCGCATTCTCACGTCCCTGATTGGCCGGATCCCGAGCGTCTGCTCGTCGTTGAAGACGACGACTCCTTGCGCGACACCCTCGTGCAGACCCTCTCGACGGTGTGTCGCTCGGTGCGGACGGCCTCGACCGTCGCCGAGGCGGAACGCGAGGTCGCGCAGCACCCACCGGAGCTGATCGTCCTCGATCTTGGTCTCCCTGACGGTGACGGCGCCGATCTGCTGCGGCGCCTGCGCAAGACGACCGATGTGCCGATGATTGTGCTCTCGGGGCGCGACAGCGAGGAAGAGAAGGTCGCCCTGCTCGATGCGGGGGCCGATGACTTCGTCATCAAGCCGTGCGGCGCGAGTGAACTGCTGGCCCGTGTGCGTGGACAGATCCGCCGCGCCTCGACGTCATCGGCCGCGCGTTCGTGGGCACGCGTGTCGGTGGATGGGGTGGAGATCGATCTGATCGAGCAGCGCGTGGTGCGACACGGCACGCCGCAGCGCCTCACCCCCACCGAATGGGCGCTGCTGCGCGCGCTCGTGCTGCACGCCGGTCGGCCGCTCTCGCCCAAGCAACTCTGGGACATCGTGTGGGCCCGCGAGTTCGGCGACTATGCCACTCATGTACGCGTGCACATGACGCATCTGCGGCGCAAGGTCGAGCCGGATCCCTCGATGCCGCGTCTCATCGTGACGGAGCCGGGCGTCGGCTATCGCTTCGCGGCCCCGCGCTAG
- a CDS encoding PAS domain-containing sensor histidine kinase, protein MELPNRRRVWVLYLSAWLLATVVFDRISDNPDLRIAHGVLTYLLLIIGASRQGGGRWLSAVMVSISYFAVDYFFVPPRRQFGGASELNALILIGFALTGVLVTALFDQLQRAVAVARERTAEVERLSAERLQLERDAATARVLTEADRLKNALLGSIAHDLRSPVATLALLADPAGGFGPTQALQRVGEESRRLGDYLATLQRFANTSGTALQLEAHDLGALVQVALRSGEAVLSKRTVRVHAARQETLAWCDQTLTVQVLGNLLQNAARYSAPDTSIDVFCTSTPDGLEIVVADRGPGLDESDVERLFTPLRRKPAPWSEPVTEAARMGMGLSIARTFARAQGGDVMYRTRDGGGSCFVLRLPAPANRPVT, encoded by the coding sequence GTGGAGCTGCCGAATCGCCGACGGGTCTGGGTGCTCTACCTGAGCGCCTGGTTACTCGCGACCGTCGTCTTCGATCGCATCTCGGACAACCCCGACCTTCGTATCGCCCACGGCGTCCTGACCTATCTCCTCCTGATCATCGGGGCGAGCCGGCAGGGGGGGGGGCGCTGGCTGAGCGCGGTGATGGTGTCCATCAGCTACTTCGCGGTGGACTACTTCTTCGTCCCGCCCCGACGACAGTTTGGCGGCGCGAGCGAGTTGAACGCCCTCATTCTCATCGGCTTTGCACTGACCGGGGTGCTCGTCACCGCGCTGTTCGATCAATTGCAGCGGGCGGTCGCGGTCGCCCGTGAGCGCACCGCGGAAGTGGAGCGCCTCAGCGCCGAGCGCCTGCAACTCGAGCGCGACGCCGCCACGGCGCGGGTGCTCACCGAAGCCGATCGCCTCAAGAACGCGCTGCTGGGCTCGATCGCACATGACCTGCGTTCGCCCGTGGCGACGCTCGCGCTGCTGGCCGATCCGGCCGGTGGCTTTGGCCCCACGCAGGCGCTGCAGCGGGTGGGCGAAGAGTCACGCCGTCTGGGCGACTATCTCGCCACGCTGCAACGGTTCGCGAACACCAGCGGCACCGCGCTCCAGCTCGAGGCGCATGACCTCGGCGCGCTGGTCCAGGTGGCGCTGCGATCGGGGGAAGCCGTGCTGTCCAAGCGGACGGTGCGCGTGCACGCGGCGCGTCAGGAGACGCTCGCCTGGTGCGACCAGACGCTCACGGTGCAGGTCCTCGGCAATCTGCTGCAGAATGCCGCGCGCTACTCGGCGCCGGACACGTCGATCGACGTGTTCTGCACGAGCACGCCGGACGGGCTCGAGATCGTGGTGGCCGATCGCGGCCCCGGCCTCGACGAGAGCGATGTCGAGCGCCTCTTCACGCCGCTTCGCCGCAAGCCCGCCCCGTGGAGCGAACCGGTCACCGAGGCGGCGCGCATGGGGATGGGCCTGTCGATCGCCCGCACCTTCGCCCGCGCGCAGGGTGGCGATGTGATGTACCGGACGCGCGACGGCGGAGGATCGTGCTTCGTCCTCCGCCTGCCCGCCCCCGCCAACCGCCCCGTTACTTGA